In the Burkholderia contaminans genome, ACGGGTCAGGCGATCGCTGTCGACGGCGGATTCACCGTGTGCCGATCGTGTACCATCGGCGCTTCCCGACATGCCTGATCGCGTTGTGCTCGTCCGCCCTTTCACGTGCGTACGATCCGCGCAGCGCACCTCGCTTCACATGACCTCACCCGTTCCGTCCGACACCGCGTTGCGCCCGCTGCCGATCGATGCGCTGACCGTGCCGGCCGCGCTCGACGGACGCTCGGGCACCAACCGCTCGAGCAGCGCGCATCCGCAG is a window encoding:
- a CDS encoding SDR family oxidoreductase, translating into MTWPCSPAARFVTGQAIAVDGGFTVCRSCTIGASRHA